The Paracoccus liaowanqingii DNA segment AGCCCACGCGTGGCATCGACGTGGGGGCTAAATCGGAAATTCACCGGCTGATCACGCAGCTGGCCGCCGAAGGCGTGGCCATCCTGATGATCTCGTCGGAATTGCCCGAGGTGTTGGGGATGTCGGACCGCATCATGGTGATGCACGAGGGCCGCGTCAGCGGCTTTCTGGACCGCGCCGAGGCCGATCAGGTGCGTGTCATGGAACTGGCGGCGAAATAAGGGAGGAACGCCGACATGGCGACACAGACATTCGATGAGCGCGCGGCGCCCAAGGCGCACCGCAAGCTGCCGTCCGAGATCAACATTCTGTTGGTCCTGATCGGCATTGCCCTGATCTTCGAAATTCTGGGCTGGATCTTCCAGGGGCAAACGTTCCTGGGCAATATTGGACGGCTCAAGATCATGATCCTGCAGGTCTCGGTTATCGGGATCATCGCGGTAGGCGTGACGCAGGTGATCATCTCGGGCGGGATCGACCTGTCCTCGGGGTCCATCGTGGGTGCGGTGGCTATGGTTGCGATGAGTTTCGCACAGGCTGCCGACTACGCCCGGGCGGTCTATCCGGCACTGACGGACATGCCGGTGATTGTGCCGGTGCTGATCGGGCTTTTCTGCGGGGCTGTGGCGGGGTTCATCAACGGCTGGCTGATCGCCTATACCAAGATCCCACCCTTCATTGCCACTCTTGGGATGATGGTCGCGGTGCGGGGTTTTGCCAAATGGTATACCAAGGGCCAGCCGGTCAGCTTCCCGACCGACAGCTTTGCAAGTCTGGGATCGGGCATGATGCCGGTCTTCATCTTCCTGGGCGTGGCGGCGGTCTTTCACGTGGCGATGAAATACACCCGCTACGGCAAGTACACCTATGCCATCGGGGCCAATCCGCAGGCCGCCCGTGTCTCGGGCATCGACGTCGAGCGGCATCTGGTCAAGCTGTATGTGGTGGCCGGCGTCTTGGCCGCGCTGGCCGGGATCGTGGTCGCGGCGCGCGGCCAGACCGCGCAGGCCGGCATGGGCATGATGTACGAGCTGGACGCTATTGCCATGGCAGTCATTGGCGGCACTTCGCTGGCCGGGGGACGCGGCTCTATAGTGGGCACGTCCATCGGGATGGTGATCTTTGGGGTCATTATCTCGGGATTCACCTTCCTGCGGCTGGACGCCTATTACCAGGAAATGATCAAGGGCGTCATCATCGTGGCCGCCGTGGTGATCGACACCCAACGCCAGAAAAAGCGCGTCAAGAAGACCTGACGGGGGCTCATAGATGAAACACACGCTCGACCCCCATATGATCCGACACCTGTCCCTGGAGGATACCTGCCGCAAGGTCGCTGATCTGGGCTATGACCATGTCGAACTTTCTCCCCGCCCGGATTTCCTGTCGTGGTGGACCCGGCCCAAGGTCTGGCCCGAGCGGATTGCAGGGTTCAAGAAGGCACTGAAGGATCACCGCCTTGGCCTTGCCACGCTGCAGCCGATGTACCGGTGGGCCAGTCCCTATCCCGACGAATGGGAAGCAGCGATCGACAACTGGAAACGCGCCATCGAGATCGCGATCGAGATGGACTGCCCGATGTTCGTCTCGGAATTTGGTCGCGGCGGCAGCCCCGACCGCAGCCTGAATGACCGCAGCGGCCTGCATCGTCCTGAAACCTGCGAGATGCAATTCTTCCGCGCGATGGACATTCTCGTGCCGATCCTGGAGCGGGAGGGTCTCATCCTGTCGCTGGAGGCGCATCCCGAGGACTGGTTGGAAGAAATCGCGCCTGCGATGGACATCATCAGGACCATCAACTCGAAGGCGGTGAACGCGTCGTTCATTGCGCCGCACACCTTCTTCTATGGACCCGACATGGTTGCCAACCTGCGTGCGACCGAGGGCTTTCTGGTCCATGTGCGCCTGGCGGACACCTATGACCATACCAAGTCGTCGCAACTGCGCTACGTCGTGAACCCTCCGGGGTCGAATGTCCGCGTGCACCAGCATTTGGATTTCGGGCAGGGCGAGATCGATTGGGACATCTTCTTTGCCACCCTTGCCGACATGAAGTTCGACGGCGTGCTGTCAAACTGTGTCTTTGGGTGGGAAGACCGGGCCGAGGACAGCGCCCGCTTCATGCTGGACGAAACCAAGCGATACGTCGCGAAATACTGGAAATAGGAAGACAACATGACCCTGAAGATCGGTGTCATCGGAACCGGCATGATTGGCCGCGACCACACACGGCGCATTGCGCAGGTGCTGGCGGGGGCAGAGATCGTAGCCCTCAGTGATTACAATGCGGATGCGGCTCGGGCCGTGCAGGCAGATCTGGCGCCCAACGCCACCGTCTATGACAAGGGCGAGGATCTGATCGCAGCTCCCGAAGTGGATGCTGTGCTGGTCTGTTCGACCGGATCGACCCACGAGGCCTATGTCCTGGCCGCCATCGCCGCCGGAAAGCCCTGCTTTTGCGAAAAGCCGCTGGCCACGACCGCGGACGGCGCCAAGCGCATCGTCGATGCCGAAGTGGCAGCAGGCAAGCGTCTGGTCCAGGTGGGCTTCATGCGCCGCTATGATGCGGGCTACCGGATGCTGAAGGAGGTCGTGGACAACCAGATCGGCACACCGCTGATGGTCCATGCCGCGCACCGCAACCCGACCGTGCCCGACCAATACCTGACGCCGATGGCGATCCACGACACGCTGATCCACGAGATCGACGTGTTCCGCTGGCTGCTGGACGACGACTACGTCTCGGCCCAGGTTGTGTTTCCGCGCGGGTCCTCGCATGCCCATGCGCAGCTGGCAGACCCGCAGATCGTGCTGTTGGAGACCGCAAAGGGCGTGCGCATCGATGTCGAGATCTTCGTGAACTGCCGCTATGGCTATGACATCCAGTGCCAGGTAGTGGGCGAAGAGGGGCTGGCCAATCTCCCAGAGCCGATGGCCATCACCCTGCGCAAGAACGCCACGCTGCAAAACGCCATCATGACCGACTGGAAGGACCGCTTCGTCGACAGTTATGACGTCGAGTTGACAGACTTTATCAAGGCCGCTTCGCAGGGCACCGCTTCGGGTCCGTCCAGCTGGGACGGCTATGTTGCCGCCATCAGCTCGGACGCCTGCGTCGAGGCGCAGGAAAAGACCGGCCAGATCATTCCCATCACCCTGCCGGCCCGCCCGGCGCTTTACGACTGAGATCACACCATGCGTTTTGCCATCAACCATATCTCGGCGCCGAAACTCGGTCTGGCGGAATTTTTCGCCATGACCCGCCGGCTTGGCGCGACCGAGGTCGAGATCCGCAACGACCTGCCCGACGTGATGGGCAGCATGGACCCGGCCGAGGTCCGCGCCGAAGCCGAGCGCCAGGGCGTGACCATTCTTTCGATCAACGCACTGTATCCCTTCAACGTCTGGTCGGGTGATCTGCCCGACCGCGCAGTAGCCATAGCGGACTACGCCCAGGCCTGCGGGGCGCGCGCGGTGGTGATGTGCCCGCTAAACGACGGGACCGAGGTCGCCTTCGACGACCTGGTCGCGGCACTGAAGGCGATGAAGCCGATCCTGCAGGAACGCGGCCTGACCGGACTGGTCGAGCCCTTGGGCTTTCCCGTCTCGTCCCTGCGCAGGAAGGCCACTGCGATCGAGGCGATCAAGGCAGCTGACGGGGAAGGCGCGTACAAGCTCATGCACGACACTTTCCACCATCATCTGGCCGGAGAGACCGAGTTCTTCCCCGAATGGACCGGCCTTGTGCACATCTCGGGCGTGACGGACCAGCATGTCGCTGTGGAAGACATGCTGGACGCGCATCGCGTCCTGGTGGACGGGGATGACCGGCTGGAGAACCTGCCCCAGATCAAGGCGCTGCTGGAGGCGGGTTATGACGGCCCCTTCAGCTTCGAGCCTTTTGCGGCCGAGGTGCATGATGCGGCCGATCCCGAAGCCGCGCTGAGGGACAGCATCGGCCATATCCAGGCTGCGGCCTGACCTGGACGGTGGGCGTTCGCGCCCATCGACAATCGCTGAAGGAGTGACGGGATGAAGTCTGTTGATGTGATCACGATCGGGCGGAGTTCCGTCGATCTCTACGGCAGCCAGATCGGCGGGCGGCTGGAGGACATGGGGTCCTTCGCCAAGTATATCGGCGGCAGCCCCACGAACATCGCTTGCGGGACGGCTCGGTTGGGCCTGCGATCAGCGGTGATCACGCGGGTGGGTGACGAGCATATGGGGCGCTTCATCCGCGAGCAGCTGCTGCGCGAGGGCGTGGACGTCCGTGGCGTTGCCACCGACCCCGAGCGCCTGACGGCGCTGGTGATCCTGGGCATCCGCGACGAGGACAGCTTTCCGCTGATCTTCTATCGCGAGAACTGTGCCGACATGGCCCTGTCCGAGGATGATATCGAAGAGGACTTCATCGGCTCGGCGCGCTGCGTTCTGGCGACCGGCACGCATCTGTCCAACCCCCGCACCGAGGCTGCGGTGATGCGTGCACTGGAACTGGCCCGTGCGCATGGCGCGCGGACGGCGCTGGACATCGATTATCGCCCGAACCTGTGGGGCGTGGCAGGTCATGGCGACGGCGAAAGCCGCTTTGTCGAAAGCCAGGCCGTGACGGCGCGCCTGCAGGCGACGCTGCATCTTTTCGATCTGATCGTGGGCACCGAGGAGGAATTTCACATCGCCGGCGGCACCACCGACACGCTGGCCGCCCTGCGCGCGGTGCGCGGCGTCAGTGATGCCACCCTGGTCTGCAAGCGGGGTGCCAAGGGGGCCGTCGCCTTCACCGGCGAGATCCCCGACAGCCTGGACGCGGGCGAGGCCGGCCCCGGCTTTCCCATCGAAGTCTTCAACGTGCTAGGCGCCGGGGACGGCTTCTTCTCGGGCCTTCTGAAGGGCTGGCTGGACGGTGAGAGCTGGCCACGCGCACTGGAATACGCCAATGCCTGCGGGGCCTTCGCGGTCAGCCGCCACGGCTGCACGCCCGCCTATCCCAGCCTCGAGGAACTGCGCTTCTTTCTGGATCGCGGCGTGGTGCGGCCCGACCTACGCAACGACGCCGACCTGGAGCAGCTGCACTGGTCGACCAACCGGCAGGGCCGGATGGGCGGCGACTGGACGACGATGCGCGTCTTCGCCTTCGATCACCGCATGCAGCTGGAACAGATGGAGGGATACAGTCCTGCCAAGGGCGGCGCGTTCAAGCGCCTGTGCCTGGAGGCGGCGCTGCAGGTCCAGGACGGGCAGGGGGGCTACGGCATCCTCTGCGACGACCGCATCGGCCGGGAGGCGCTGCAGGCGGCCAGCGGCACCGGCCTGTGGGTCGGCCGGCCTGCGGAATGGCCGGGCTCGCGTCCGCTTGAGCTGGAGCCGGAGCTGGGCCCGGATTGCGGGGGCCTTGGCGAATGGCCGCGCGAGCAGGTCGTGAAGGTGTTGTGCTTCTGCCATCCGGACGACGCGCCCGACTTGCGCGC contains these protein-coding regions:
- a CDS encoding Gfo/Idh/MocA family protein codes for the protein MTLKIGVIGTGMIGRDHTRRIAQVLAGAEIVALSDYNADAARAVQADLAPNATVYDKGEDLIAAPEVDAVLVCSTGSTHEAYVLAAIAAGKPCFCEKPLATTADGAKRIVDAEVAAGKRLVQVGFMRRYDAGYRMLKEVVDNQIGTPLMVHAAHRNPTVPDQYLTPMAIHDTLIHEIDVFRWLLDDDYVSAQVVFPRGSSHAHAQLADPQIVLLETAKGVRIDVEIFVNCRYGYDIQCQVVGEEGLANLPEPMAITLRKNATLQNAIMTDWKDRFVDSYDVELTDFIKAASQGTASGPSSWDGYVAAISSDACVEAQEKTGQIIPITLPARPALYD
- a CDS encoding ABC transporter permease, which gives rise to MATQTFDERAAPKAHRKLPSEINILLVLIGIALIFEILGWIFQGQTFLGNIGRLKIMILQVSVIGIIAVGVTQVIISGGIDLSSGSIVGAVAMVAMSFAQAADYARAVYPALTDMPVIVPVLIGLFCGAVAGFINGWLIAYTKIPPFIATLGMMVAVRGFAKWYTKGQPVSFPTDSFASLGSGMMPVFIFLGVAAVFHVAMKYTRYGKYTYAIGANPQAARVSGIDVERHLVKLYVVAGVLAALAGIVVAARGQTAQAGMGMMYELDAIAMAVIGGTSLAGGRGSIVGTSIGMVIFGVIISGFTFLRLDAYYQEMIKGVIIVAAVVIDTQRQKKRVKKT
- a CDS encoding TIM barrel protein, which translates into the protein MRFAINHISAPKLGLAEFFAMTRRLGATEVEIRNDLPDVMGSMDPAEVRAEAERQGVTILSINALYPFNVWSGDLPDRAVAIADYAQACGARAVVMCPLNDGTEVAFDDLVAALKAMKPILQERGLTGLVEPLGFPVSSLRRKATAIEAIKAADGEGAYKLMHDTFHHHLAGETEFFPEWTGLVHISGVTDQHVAVEDMLDAHRVLVDGDDRLENLPQIKALLEAGYDGPFSFEPFAAEVHDAADPEAALRDSIGHIQAAA
- a CDS encoding sugar phosphate isomerase/epimerase family protein; the encoded protein is MKHTLDPHMIRHLSLEDTCRKVADLGYDHVELSPRPDFLSWWTRPKVWPERIAGFKKALKDHRLGLATLQPMYRWASPYPDEWEAAIDNWKRAIEIAIEMDCPMFVSEFGRGGSPDRSLNDRSGLHRPETCEMQFFRAMDILVPILEREGLILSLEAHPEDWLEEIAPAMDIIRTINSKAVNASFIAPHTFFYGPDMVANLRATEGFLVHVRLADTYDHTKSSQLRYVVNPPGSNVRVHQHLDFGQGEIDWDIFFATLADMKFDGVLSNCVFGWEDRAEDSARFMLDETKRYVAKYWK
- a CDS encoding bifunctional 5-dehydro-2-deoxygluconokinase/5-dehydro-2-deoxyphosphogluconate aldolase, translated to MKSVDVITIGRSSVDLYGSQIGGRLEDMGSFAKYIGGSPTNIACGTARLGLRSAVITRVGDEHMGRFIREQLLREGVDVRGVATDPERLTALVILGIRDEDSFPLIFYRENCADMALSEDDIEEDFIGSARCVLATGTHLSNPRTEAAVMRALELARAHGARTALDIDYRPNLWGVAGHGDGESRFVESQAVTARLQATLHLFDLIVGTEEEFHIAGGTTDTLAALRAVRGVSDATLVCKRGAKGAVAFTGEIPDSLDAGEAGPGFPIEVFNVLGAGDGFFSGLLKGWLDGESWPRALEYANACGAFAVSRHGCTPAYPSLEELRFFLDRGVVRPDLRNDADLEQLHWSTNRQGRMGGDWTTMRVFAFDHRMQLEQMEGYSPAKGGAFKRLCLEAALQVQDGQGGYGILCDDRIGREALQAASGTGLWVGRPAEWPGSRPLELEPELGPDCGGLGEWPREQVVKVLCFCHPDDAPDLRARQEATVGRLFTAARRNGLEFLLEIIPSKVGPVDDDTTATLIRQFYAAGIFPDWWKLEPLSSRTAWSTAIAAIEENDRHTRGIVVLGLDAPEKALADSFRIAAAFPLVRGFAVGRTIFGEVARDWMAENSDDAAAVARMAERYGRLCGLWDQARAAQAVE